Proteins encoded together in one Triticum dicoccoides isolate Atlit2015 ecotype Zavitan chromosome 7B, WEW_v2.0, whole genome shotgun sequence window:
- the LOC119339306 gene encoding serine/threonine-protein kinase RIPK-like — protein sequence MATEDTNRKSSATVVAAVPHVFLPFLLEVLSQFLVLLFALDMFGHLTMKSDVYSFHVIVLEILTGRRAVDKTRPSREHHLVQHMRSWLKDLEKLGKIMDPALEEFSPILSWSTRLNIAVGAAKGLAFLHDAEKPVIYRDFKASNILLNPYYKAKLSDFGLAKDGPEGDETHVSTRVMGAHGYAAPEYILTGHLTAKSDVYNFGVVLLEILARRRTVDKTRPSREHHLVQHMRSWLKDPEKLGKIMDPALEGKYATTGTHKAALVAYQCLSDSPKSWPDMSKVVEDLELLINLVDDVPSEAVMHGASQDDTRKERTRRRNGERESNNEGHRNKARPPKKTVRGRGNQSEELWERNMPGEGKI from the exons ATGGCTACCGAGGACACCAACCGCAAGTCTAGTGCTACTGTTGTTGCTGCTGTCCCGCACGTGTTCTTGCCTTTTCTGTTAGAGGTCCTGTCACAGTTTCTTGTTCTACTCTTTGCTCTAGATATGTTCG GTCACCTGACAATGAAAAGCGATGTTTACAGCTTTCATGTTATTGTTCTTGAGATCCTCACTGGAAGACGAGCTGTGGACAAGACCAGGCCTAGTAGGGAGCACCACCTAGTCCAGCACATGCGGTCATGGCTCAAAGACCTAGAAAAGCTAGGAAAAATCATGGACCCTGCTTTGGAGG AGTTTTCTCCCATTCTGTCATGGTCAACCCGGCTGAACATCGCAGTGGGCGCCGCCAAGGGCCTCGCCTTCCTTCACGACGCAGAGAAGCCCGTCATATATCGCGACTTCAAGGCATCCAACATCTTACTCAATCCA TACTACAAGGCGAAGCTATCtgattttggccttgcgaaggatggACCGGAAGGCGACGAAACCCATGTCTCAACACGTGTCATGGGCGCCCATGGCTACGCCGCACCAGAGTACATCCTAACcg GTCACTTGACAGCGAAAAGCGATGTTTACAACTTTGGTGTCGTTCTTCTGGAGATCCTCGCTAGAAGACGGACAGTGGACAAGACCAGGCCTAGTAGGGAGCATCACCTAGTCCAGCACATGCGGTCGTGGCTCAAAGACCCAGAAAAACTAGGAAAAATCATGGACCCTGCTTTGGAGGGTAAGTATGCCACCACGGGGA CTCATAAGGCAGCCCTGGTGGCATACCAGTGCCTGAGTGACAGCCCAAAGAGCTGGCCAGACATGTCGAAGGTCGTGGAGGACCTAGAACTGTTGATCAACCTCGTGGATGATGTTCCCAGTGAGGCGGTGATGCATGGAGCTTCACAAGATGACACTAGGAAggaaagaacaagaagaagaaatggAGAGAGGGAGAGCAATAACGAGGGTCACCGGAATAAAGCCAGGCCTCCGAAGAAGACCGTTAGAGGGAGGGGGAACCAAAGCGAGGAGCTTTGGGAGCGGAACATGCCTGGAGAAGGGAAGATCTAG